CCAGGTCGTAGAACGTCTTGGGTTTCATCTTCGGCAGCGTTGCCATCTGTGCTCTCGACTCGACCTGGAACACGCCGACCGTGTCGGCCCTGGTGAGCATCCTGTACACGGCCGGTTCCTGCGGGATATCTGCCAGATCGATGGTGATCCCATGTGCCGCCTCGATCGCGTCTGCCGTCAGATGAAGTGCGTTGAGCATGCCGAGACCGAGCAGGTCGAACTTGACTATGCCGATCGATGCGCAGTCGTCTTTGTCCCACTGGATGACCGATCGACCTTCCATCCGTCCCCACTCGACCGGCACCACCTTCCACAGTGGACGGTCTGCAATGACCATGCCGCCCGAATGAATACCAAGGTGGCGCGGAAATCCATCCATGCGATGGCAAACGTCGTAAACGAAATCCGCCGTCATGCCTTCCGGCAATGGTGCCTCGAGACGCAACTTCCCCGGATCCCTCGTATCGACGTATTTCGAGAGTCCATCTACCTGCGCCTGTGTGAACCCGAATGCCTTTCCAACGTCGCGCAATACGGATCGGGCGCGATAAGTGATGACGTTCGCGACCATCGCCGCCCGCTCCCGCCCATAGCGGCGATAGCAATACTGGATGACCTCTTCGCGCCGGTCGGCCTCCAGATCGAGGTCGATGTCCGGAGGTCGCCCTCGCTCTTCGGTCAGGAACCGTTCAAAAGGAAGCCCTAAACGGATGGGGTCGACTCTCGTCAGCCCCAAACACCGGCACACCGCCGAATCAGCTCCCGATCCACGAATCTGGCAGTAGATCTCCTGACTCTTTGCAAACTGAACGATGTCCCACACGACCAGGAAGTAGCCGGGGAAGTTGAGCTTGCCGATCACTTCCAGTTCGTGCTCGAGGCGGGCCACCGCAACGGGATCGACTCCCCCTGCACCGTCCGGGTATACCTCCCCGGCACCCTGGAACGTAAGGTGCCGCAGGTACTCCATCTCGGATCGATAATGACCGGGCATGGGAAAGTCGGGCAGTTGTGGCGCCACCAGGTTGAGGTCGAATGCCAGTGCTTCCGCCAAACGCACCGACCTCTCCACGGCACCCGGATAGGCGGAGAACCGTTCGATCATCTCCTGCGGCCTCTTCAAGTGTCGTTCGTCGACTGCCGGCCTATGCCCATCCTGGTCGGAGAGTGATCGTCGTCCCGCAATGGCCGCCGCCACATCTGCCAGATCGGCTTCTCTGCGATCGTGATAGTGAACGTTGTTGGTCGCCACGACCGGAAGCCGCAATCGCCGGCCTACCTCCCACAGCACATCGTTGCGAAGATCGTCTTCGGGCATGCGGTGATTCCAGATTTCGATGTGGAGCCGATTCCCGAATATCTCGTGGAGGGGGGCGGCAGCCGTCAGGGCCGCGTCGAGGCGACCCAGGCGAGCGGCAGCAGGGACGGCCCCTTGCCAGCATCCGGTTAGTGCAACCAACCGGCCGGTTCGGGCAGCCTCGTCGAGATCGTTCCACGAGTAAACGGGCAGATCTTTCTCACCGCGAAACTGCGCTCTGGTGACGAGGCGGCTGATAGCGGCATACCCCTCGGGAGATGGCGCAAGCAGCACGAGATGATCGGTAGGCGGAGCAACAACCGGTTTCGAACCATGGGATCTCCTGGTCCGACCCCGGCGTGCTGCAGCCTGCGACTCGGCGGTCGCCATTCGCTCTACGTCGCGCTGCGACGCCGAAGCGACCGGTTCCTCCGACTCGCGACCGGTTACTTGCGATTCGCGACTGAGCCCGATCTCCACCCCGTACACCGCCGGAAGCCCTACCTCCTTTGCAGCCCTGGCGAACCTCACGGCGCCGTACATTCCGTTGTGGTCGGTGACTGCCAACGCCCGGTAGTCCAGGTCTGCCGCCCGATATACGAGGTCTTCAGGATGTGATACCCCGTCGAGAAAGCTGAAGTTGGTGTGGCTGTGGAGTTCCGCATAGGGCATGGTCGACATTGATTGTATCGAACATATGTTCGATACGCCATGGAGCGCCGGCAGCTTCCCCGACCCCCGGGGCAAGCAGTGAGCAGCCCCGTCGGCCCAAACGCGAAATTGCCGGGCGGGTAAACCTTTCACTCCCGTACTGCGAGTAACCACTGACAGTGACCATATAACACCTACAAGTGATGACCAGTCACAGGAGGACCAACGTGTTTCGCAGGCTCGGGATATTCGCCACCACCTTCGTGATCGTGATCGCCGGCGGCATTGCCCTCGCTCAGATGGGCGAGTACTTGCCGTCTGCCGACGAACCCTCGGCAGACGCAGAAACCGCCGAGTCCGGCACCCTTCTCCCCCTGGAAGAGCAGAAGGCTCCGGACGCCGGCGAAACGACCGAAGAGTCCAGCACAACGACCATGGTCGAAGAGCAGAAGGAAGTGGAGGCGCCGGCCACCACAGACGGGAAGCCGGCCGGGACCAAGGAAACCCCGGAAGAGCTCTCCGACACGAACCCACCGGATCTGATCATCACATCTCCGGAGTACGGAGCGACCGTATCCACCAGGGAGTTGAGGTTCGAGGGCAAGGTCGAACCAGGGGCGATCGTCAAAGCGGCGGGTTTCAGGGCCGACGTCGATGCCGACGGCCACTGGTCCATCGTTCTCCTTCTCGAACCCGGCGGCAACCTGGCCACGATCAAGGCCTTCGATGAGGCCGGCAACATGTCTGAGGCGACCGTCAAGGTCTTCTACGAGGCCGGCGAAGGCGAGCATGCGTTCACGGCCAATCAGAGCTACAAGGTGTCCGCGGCCAATCCGCCGTACGACGTCTTCTACGGTACCGGAAGACCGGGCACCACGGTGAAGGCAACATCAGACTTCGGTTCCGCATCCACAACGGTCAACGAAAAGGGCAAGTGGGAGATGAAGGTCAAGTTCCCCAGCGCCCCCTATTACCAGTGGTTCGCGGTCAGGATCGCAGATTCCGACGGACACTCGAAGACCTTCGAATTCAAGAGCAAGTACAACCCGGATGCCCAATACGACTTCACCATCACCCAGAAATACGGAGTGAACTCCGACCAATGGGAGAAGTTCACGGGGACCGCCAAACCCGGGACAGTCATCGGCGCCTTCTCCGACTACGGCTCAGCCGAGACGGTGGCCGAGGGTGGCGAGTTCTATCTCAAGGTTCACTTCTCCGGGCTCACACCCGGTCAGACGATAGGCATCGTCGTAGAAACATCGGCAGGCGACCGGAGAACCTTCGAATTCCGATATGAACCGGCCCCCATCGGTTTCAGCGTCTTCCAGAAGTTCGGGTCGTGCAGCGAGACTCCCCCCTACGACATCTTCAAGGGAACCGCCACACCCGGTGCAACGATCTGGGCAGAGTCACCCTACGGCGGCGCCGGCACAGTGGCAGGAGACCTCGGATACTGGGACCTTCAAGTGTTCTTCGAGGGCGCCACTCCCAACGAACCGTT
This genomic interval from Acidimicrobiia bacterium contains the following:
- a CDS encoding error-prone DNA polymerase; protein product: MSTMPYAELHSHTNFSFLDGVSHPEDLVYRAADLDYRALAVTDHNGMYGAVRFARAAKEVGLPAVYGVEIGLSRESQVTGRESEEPVASASQRDVERMATAESQAAARRGRTRRSHGSKPVVAPPTDHLVLLAPSPEGYAAISRLVTRAQFRGEKDLPVYSWNDLDEAARTGRLVALTGCWQGAVPAAARLGRLDAALTAAAPLHEIFGNRLHIEIWNHRMPEDDLRNDVLWEVGRRLRLPVVATNNVHYHDRREADLADVAAAIAGRRSLSDQDGHRPAVDERHLKRPQEMIERFSAYPGAVERSVRLAEALAFDLNLVAPQLPDFPMPGHYRSEMEYLRHLTFQGAGEVYPDGAGGVDPVAVARLEHELEVIGKLNFPGYFLVVWDIVQFAKSQEIYCQIRGSGADSAVCRCLGLTRVDPIRLGLPFERFLTEERGRPPDIDLDLEADRREEVIQYCYRRYGRERAAMVANVITYRARSVLRDVGKAFGFTQAQVDGLSKYVDTRDPGKLRLEAPLPEGMTADFVYDVCHRMDGFPRHLGIHSGGMVIADRPLWKVVPVEWGRMEGRSVIQWDKDDCASIGIVKFDLLGLGMLNALHLTADAIEAAHGITIDLADIPQEPAVYRMLTRADTVGVFQVESRAQMATLPKMKPKTFYDLAVEVALIRPGPIQGQSVHPYLRRRNGEEKIRFPHPLTEPVLSKTLGVPIFQEQLMELARVCAGFDGNQSDRLRSAMTHKRSDEAMGRLRDEVYDGMAANGILGAAADEIWEKLQGFASFGFPESHSVSFAYIVYMSAWLKYHWPAEFLAGLLNAYPLGFYSPNSLVQDAARHGVVVHNPDVNASWHDCTIEPHDADPDDLAEYYGQAWRRGRGPVDDSLRPAVAVRLGLRYVRNLGEAEITRVEAARQADGRFLSPQDLAQRTGLRVDALEGLAAAGALESLGLSRREGLWAAGALAEISPERLPLAPGAEPPQLPGMSEESQAQADLWATGISARHPVEFVRERLDALGCLTVAGALATERNGVRASIGGIVTHRQRPSTAKGVIFFNLEDETGLLNVIVLPDIWQKNREVARRNPGLVIEGVLEFRDGVTNFVARSFTPWPARGVTSRNFR